The proteins below are encoded in one region of Castor canadensis chromosome 6, mCasCan1.hap1v2, whole genome shotgun sequence:
- the LOC109685320 gene encoding delphilin-like, whose product MVLTLNESVAQRARLMFEVEKGKGRLPESRLCVRAEPESELELEPEPTPEPTPEPQPRSSLRASSICRRSLHSQGLESSLSCGLGDCPDMPLPLIPGERQAGDGTSLPETPNPKMMSAVYAELESRLNSSFKGKMGTVSKSRASPPGPSLMGTAGPRTLSSVSWPSERLLPSPCYDPLCSGGLASPSSSESHPYASLDSSRAPSPQPGPGPIRPDSPLSPDPVRPPSRRKLFTFSHPMRSRDADRFLDVLSEQLGPRVTIVDDFLTPENDYEEMSFHDDQGSFVTNERSSASDCISTSEEGSSLTYSSISDHIPPPPLSPPPPPPLPFHDPKPSSRPSDGSRGPPQALAKPHPQLSHPVPPPPPPPLPPPVPCAPPVLSRGLGHRRSETSHMSVKRLRWEQVENSEGTIWGQLGEDSDYDKLSDMVKYLDLELHFGTQKPAKPVPRPEPFRKKEVVEILSHKKAYNTSILLAHLKLSPAELRQALMSMEPRRLEPAHLAQLLLFAPDADEEQRYQAFREAPGRLSEPDQFVLQMLSVPEYKTRLRSLHFQATLQEKTEEIRGSLECLRQASLELKNSRKLAKILEFVLAMGNYLNDGQPKTNKTTGFKINFLTELNSTKTVDGKSTFLHILAKSLSQHFPELLGFAQDLPTVPLAAKVNQRALTGDLADLHGTISEIQEACQSMSPSSEDRFAVVMTSFLETAQPTLRVLDGLQREAMEELSKALAFFGEDSQATTSEAFFGIFAEFMSKFERALSDLQAGEGPRSSGMISPLAW is encoded by the exons CAGAGCCTGAGTCTGAGCTGGAACTGGAGCCGGAGCCCACACCAGAACCCACACCAGAACCCCAACCACGGAGCTCCCTTAGGGCCTCCTCCATCTGCCGCCGCAGCCTCCACTCCCAGGGCCTGGAGTCCAGCCTCAGCTGCG GTCTCGGCGACTGCCCTGATATGCCTCTTCCTCTGATCCCAGGGGAGCGCCAGGCTGGTGATGGCACCTCCCTCCCTGAGACTCCCAACCCCAAGAtg ATGTCAGCTGTCTACGCAGAGCTTGAGTCTCGACTGAACAGCAGCTTTAAAGGGAAGATGGGGACCGTGTCTAAATCCCGGGCCTCCCCTCCAGGTCCAAGCCTCATGGGCACAGCAG GGCCCAGGACCCTGTCCAGCGTCTCATGGCCAAGTGAACGGCTCCTACCCTCTCCCTGCTATGACCCGCTGTGCTCTGGGGGCCTGGCCTCCCCCAGCAGCTCTGAGTCCCACCCCTATGCCAGCCTGGACAGCAGCAGGGCACCCTCCCCGCAGCCAGGCCCAGGGCCTATCCGTCCGGACAGTCCCCTGAGCCCAGACCCTGTGCGGCCACCCAGCCGCAGGAAACTCTTCACGTTTTCCCATCCTATGCGGAGCCGGGATGCAGACCGCTTCCTGGATGTGCTGAGCGAGCAGCTGGGCCCCCGGGTCACCATCGTGGATGATTTCCTGACCCCTGAAAATGACTACGAGGAG ATGAGTTTTCACGATGACCAGGGCAGCTTTGTGACCAACGAGCGGAGCAGCGCAAGCGACTGCATCAGCACCAGCGAGGAAGGCAGCTCCCTGACCTACTCCTCCATCTCTGACCACATTCCCCCGCCCCCACTCAGCCCCCCGCCACCACCACCCCTGCCCTTCCACGACCCCAAGCCCAGCTCCCGCCCCTCTGACGGTTCCCGGGGCCCTCCTCAGGCACTAGccaagccccacccccaactcagTCACCCGgtcccgccccctcccccaccgcccctgcccccacccgtgCCCTGTGCACCCCCCGTGCTGTCCCGGGGCCTGGGCCACCGGCGCAGCGAGACCAGCCACATGAGTGTCAAGCGCTTGCGGTGGGAGCAGGTGGAGAACTCGGAAGGCACCATTTGGGGTCAG CTTGGGGAGGACTCTGACTATGACAAGCTGAGTGACATGGTGAAATACCTCGACCTGGAACTCCACTTCGGTACCCAGAAACCTGCGA AGCCGGTGCCCAGGCCTGAGCCATTCAGGAAGAAGGAGGTGGTGGAAATCCTGTCCCACAAGAAGGCCTACAACACTT CCATCCTCCTAGCGCACCTGAAGCTGAGTCCCGCGGAGTTACGCCAGGCGCTCATGAGCATGGAGCCCCGGCGCCTGGAGCCCGCGCACCTGGCGCAGCTCCTGCTCTTCGCGCCCGACGCCGATGAGGAGCAGCGCTACCAGGCCTTCCGAGAGGCGCCCGGCCGCCTCAGCGAGCCGGACCAGTTCGTCCTGCAG ATGCTGTCAGTTCCGGAATACAAGACCCGCCTGCGCAGCCTTCACTTCCAGGCCACCCTACAGGAGAAGACCGAGGAGATCCGAGGCAGTCTCGAGTGCTTGCGACAGGCATCCTTGGAGCTCAAAAATAGCAGGAAGCTTGCTAAGATATTGGAG TTTGTCTTGGCCATGGGTAACTATCTCAACGATGGACAACCCAAGACGAACAAGACCACTGGCTTCAAGATCAACTTTCTGACAGAG CTGAACTCCACTAAGACAGTGGATGGGAAGTCCAccttcctccacatccttgccaaatcGCTGAGCCAGCACTTTCCAGAACTCCTGGGCTTTGCTCAGGACCTGCCCACTGTGCCCCTGGCTGCCAAAG TGAATCAACGGGCCCTGACCGGTGACCTGGCTGATCTCCATGGTACCATTAGTGAGATTCAGGAGGCCTGCCAGAGCATGTCCCCCTCCAGTGAGGACAGGTTTGCTGTGGTCATGACG TCCTTTTTGGAGACAGCCCAACCCACACTGCGGGTGCTGGACGGACTGCAGCGGGAGGCCATGGAGGAGCTGAGCAAGGCACTGGCCTTCTTTGGGGAGGATTCTCAAGCCACCACTTCTGAGGCCTTCTTTGGCATTTTTGCAGAGTTCATGAGCAAGTTTGAG CGAGCACTCAGCGACCTGCAGGCTGGGGAGGGTCCTCGCAGCTCTGGGATGATTTCGCCTCTAGCCTGGTGA